Proteins co-encoded in one bacterium BMS3Abin02 genomic window:
- the comC gene encoding type 4 prepilin-like proteins leader peptide-processing enzyme — MSGFVIVAGVLLGLVVGSFLNVVAYRIPLDQSIVSPPSACTRCGHRIRPRDNVPVLSWLLLRGRCRDCGKRISIRYPIVEAATAATFGATAWFIGEQWILIPYLWFAAVTIVLVLTDLDHHRIPNRILYPSTVLGLLLLVGGAFADRAAENLPRALAGGVAYLVLLFIIALVARGGFGMGDVKLAFFLGLFLAYASWGTLVVGIFLAFFVGGLGAIVLLVTHIRGRKDPIAFGPALIAGAWIAIPLGQSLLSWYLGT, encoded by the coding sequence ATGTCTGGATTTGTCATTGTAGCCGGAGTACTCCTCGGCCTCGTGGTCGGCTCGTTCCTCAATGTCGTCGCCTACCGGATCCCACTCGATCAATCGATCGTCAGCCCGCCGTCCGCCTGCACGCGCTGCGGCCATCGAATCCGTCCACGGGACAATGTCCCGGTCCTCTCATGGCTTCTCTTGCGAGGCCGCTGTCGGGATTGCGGAAAGAGAATCTCGATCCGCTACCCGATCGTTGAAGCCGCCACGGCCGCGACCTTCGGTGCGACCGCCTGGTTCATCGGGGAGCAGTGGATCCTGATCCCGTACCTGTGGTTTGCGGCGGTGACGATCGTTCTCGTGCTCACCGACCTCGACCACCATCGAATCCCCAATCGCATCCTCTACCCCTCGACGGTACTTGGCCTGCTGCTGCTGGTCGGGGGAGCGTTCGCGGATCGTGCGGCCGAGAACTTGCCGCGAGCGCTCGCGGGTGGTGTGGCCTACCTCGTGTTGCTGTTCATCATCGCGTTGGTGGCCCGCGGCGGGTTCGGCATGGGGGACGTCAAACTGGCCTTCTTCCTCGGACTGTTCCTGGCGTATGCATCCTGGGGCACCTTGGTAGTGGGTATCTTCCTCGCTTTTTTCGTGGGAGGGCTGGGAGCGATCGTCCTGCTCGTGACGCACATTCGCGGGCGAAAGGATCCGATCGCGTTCGGCCCTGCCCTGATCGCCGGTGCGTGGATCGCGATACCGCTGGGGCAGTCGCTCCTCTCCTGGTACCTCGGGACGTAG
- the epsG_1 gene encoding type II secretion system protein G precursor has translation MWNRKERGFTLVELMVVLLIIAVLMGIAVPLFLGARVRAQDRAAQAAIRNTLTVAKVFYTDRQDFDATVAELLTLEPNLQVVLGNAPATKKVGYISLGSKDGNADQAVIILRKSASGSWFCLANQAKGSAAGVTYGTGASGSALDTLAECSGASW, from the coding sequence ATGTGGAATAGGAAAGAACGTGGATTCACGCTCGTGGAGCTGATGGTCGTACTGCTGATCATTGCCGTATTGATGGGGATCGCGGTGCCGCTGTTTCTCGGTGCCCGGGTGCGGGCTCAGGATCGGGCGGCGCAGGCGGCCATCCGTAACACGTTGACCGTGGCCAAGGTGTTCTACACGGACCGGCAGGATTTCGATGCCACGGTTGCGGAACTTCTCACCCTCGAGCCGAACCTGCAGGTGGTGCTCGGGAACGCTCCGGCGACCAAAAAGGTCGGCTACATATCACTCGGGAGCAAAGACGGCAACGCGGACCAGGCTGTCATCATCCTGCGGAAGAGCGCCTCGGGTTCGTGGTTCTGCCTTGCGAACCAGGCCAAGGGAAGCGCCGCCGGCGTGACATATGGGACCGGAGCCTCCGGGAGCGCGCTCGACACTCTCGCAGAGTGTTCAGGGGCGTCCTGGTAG